A single region of the Drosophila miranda strain MSH22 chromosome 2, D.miranda_PacBio2.1, whole genome shotgun sequence genome encodes:
- the LOC108155876 gene encoding testis-specific serine/threonine-protein kinase 1, which produces MSKFNTSVSGRQLSTRSSDVDALAQRGYNVGHKIGEGSYATVITAGYSDDSGHGVNLACKIIDKDRAPTDFVNKFFPRELDILTKIDHPNIIQIHSILQRGPKIFIFMRFAENGDLLSHIKKIGPIEEKQSKIWFMQMAKALRYLHNIDIAHRDLKCENILLSKRLNIKLADFGFARYCRDDGGIEMKSDTYCGSAAYAAPEVVSGRPYDPKLADAWSLGVILFIMMNAKMPFDDSNLTKLLEDQRNRKFAFRRKLQDSITAPAKATVSVLLEPESAARWNLREILKCAWLRSVDQPETAPEDP; this is translated from the coding sequence ATGTCAAAGTTCAACACCAGCGTGAGCGGACGCCAGCTGAGCACGAGGTCCTCGGACGTGGATGCCCTGGCCCAGCGCGGCTATAATGTGGGCCACAAAATCGGCGAGGGCTCCTATGCCACGGTCATTACAGCGGGCTACTCGGACGACTCGGGGCACGGTGTCAATCTGGCCTGCAAGATCATCGACAAGGACCGGGCGCCCACGGACTTTGTGAACAAGTTCTTTCCGCGCGAGCTGGATATCCTGACGAAGATCGACCATCCGAACATCATCCAGATCCACAGCATCCTGCAGCGCGGGCCGAAGATCTTCATCTTCATGCGGTTCGCCGAGAACGGGGACCTGCTGTCGCACATCAAGAAGATAGGCCCCATCGAGGAGAAGCAGTCGAAGATCTGGTTCATGCAGATGGCCAAGGCCCTGCGGTACCTTCACAACATCGACATCGCCCATCGGGACCTCAAGTGCGAGAACATCCTGCTGTCGAAGCGCCTCAACATCAAGCTGGCGGACTTTGGGTTCGCCCGCTACTGCCGCGACGACGGCGGCATCGAGATGAAGTCGGACACGTACTGCGGTTCGGCTGCCTATGCCGCTCCCGAGGTGGTCTCCGGGCGGCCCTACGACCCGAAGCTGGCCGATGCCTGGTCTTTGGGGGTCATCCTGTTCATCATGATGAACGCCAAGATGCCCTTCGACGACAGCAACCTGACCAAGCTGCTGGAGGATCAGCGCAACCGCAAGTTCGCCTTCCGTCGCAAGCTGCAGGACAGCATCACGGCCCCGGCCAAGGCCACCGTCTCCGTGCTGCTGGAGCCGGAGTCGGCCGCCCGCTGGAACCTGCGCGAGATACTCAAGTGCGCCTGGCTGCGCAGCGTCGATCAGCCCGAGACGGCCCCAGAGGACCCCTAG